In the Podospora bellae-mahoneyi strain CBS 112042 chromosome 4, whole genome shotgun sequence genome, one interval contains:
- a CDS encoding hypothetical protein (EggNog:ENOG503PHU6) translates to MVQTRSRVAASRKAVAAEPEESSSDSDSDASIPANPRPSNIKSPVTLRPSKASLPELNNGVNKKKRNASPSLETPARKRARAHEPTDPEDDEGVDETAMHVINAFSNRQTPNPKQKGIEVLLRSGGKPARRKRDGTSIEDTIDETPESVRNNRGPAPVVEEPEPAEEGLVEGEDSDHDEVHRRVARENGSPELDSSPPKPKQPQQSRRVASRTLQPVATALAAPLRPATINNLKPPAPPRQLGEEQSSSSSHNILPTVEAEDELFVDQANTRQADLEEEAESDDVDEQDRREEEWEELEEVGAPDNGVQLAVMEDPYDVFEDEDEDDTALHPAIHILVPEVVDKRSIVTLDSEHLDTLRGMMGKEQWSDLGKFWELQIYSADGFRFDSESPATTPGNRCLRALYAFRECLVGLKCPRDLSRQNKHLVRVHRQLNEELTNVARKIVRVRNSLKQQTGNYKQQVSADIQQFIIPTLILTLRDLFLLGTLGYKAPRHQTLPPLPKSGQFTCVTVQYVSSITKRLSFLIRDLMQHCENEVAKKQLGWNDFSQVFDEWKFELQEKISAVNEEISRQEKIDRDKAIKQRRRQLLEIEAAKATEQWNRMAVSTQRLRHQPSPMAEKQRLADKYISPPQDPISPPRPRPDSSSRPYSSYIETVHTVPSTLQRPRVNASQTRTPVIRAPWPQSRRRLGLVQSDQASSASSMMQSSAVKRPTNQPLISQPWPLLRQAPPQSSPVRHQKKDVMVIDSSPEPEVFAVPDHIDTPSRQAKPRVELEVEEVEGAEEEEEEKEEEEEEEEEEEEEVREDVEEDEDDEEEEAFGKVWDNGERAFLVEQLEEAAVEGITRENLEEWAECFECSVPEVRQQISSLQREGLWRGSL, encoded by the exons ATGGTCCAAACGCGAAGCAGGGTCGCTGCTTCGCGCAAGGCCGTTGCCGCTGAACCTGAAGAAAGCAGCTCGGATTCTGACAGCGATGCATCCATCCCGGCTAACCCTCGCCCTTCTAACATCAAAAGCCCAGTCACCTTGCGCCCCAGCAAGGCGTCTTTGCCTGAACTGAACAATGGGgtcaacaaaaagaagcggaATGCCAGTCCAAGCCTGGAGACGCCAGCCAGGAAGAGAGCCAGGGCCCATGAGCCCACCGATccggaggacgatgaggggGTAGACGAGACCGCCATGCATGTCATCAACGCGTTTAGCAACCGCCAGACGCCGAATCCGAAGCAAAAGGGTATTGAAGTCCTGCTTCGAAGCGGCGGCAAGCCTGCTCGACGAAAACGGGACGGGACCAGTATTGAAGATACGATTGACGAGACGCCTGAGTCCGTCAGGAATAACCGAGGGCCGGCGCCCGTTGTCGAAGAACCTGAGCCTGCGGAAGAAGGATTGGTCGAGGGGGAAGATTCTGACCATGATGAGGTCCATCGAAGAGTCGCCAGGGAGAATGGTAGCCCAGAGCTTGACTCTTcgcccccaaaacccaaacaaccacagcaaagCCGACGTGTGGCATCTCGAACCCTACAACCAGTCGCGACTGCTTTAGCCGCACCTCTTCGACCTGCTACTATCAACAATTTGAAACCCCCGGCCCCGCCCAGACAATTGGGCGAAGAACAAAGCTCCAGCTCGAGTCACAACATTCTGCCCACCGTCGAAGCAGAAGATGAATTGTTTGTGGATCAAGCCAATACTAGGCAGGCAGActtggaagaggaagcggAATCGGACGATGTAGATGAGCAGGATCGGCGCGAGGAAGAATGGGAAGAGCTCGAAGAAGTTGGGGCACCAGATAATGGGGTTCAACTTGCCGTTATGGAGGACCCATATGATGTGttcgaagacgaggatgaggacgacaCCGCACTTCACCCAGCCATCCATATTCTAGTGCCGGAAGTAGTGGACAAACGATCAATCGTAACTCTGGACAGCGAGCACCTGGACACGCTACGCGGGATGATGGGCAAGGAACAGTGGTCCGACTTGGGCAAGTTTTGGGAACTCCAAATCTATAGTGCAGATGGCTTCCGCTTCGACTCTGAGTCACCAGCCACCACGCCTGGAAATCGTTGTCTAAGAGCACTCTACGCCTTTAGAGAATGCCTCGTTGGCTTAAAGTGTCCCCGTGATCTCAGCAGACAGAACAAGCATCTGGTTCGCGTGCATCGCCAACTGAATGAAGAGCTTACCAACGTGGCAAGGAAAATCGTCAGGGTCCGCAACTCGCTGAAGCAACAGACAGGAAACTACAAGCAGCAGGTCTCAGCTGATATCCAGCAGTTTATCATTCCGACATTGATCCTCACTCTACGGGACCTGTTTTTGCTCGGCACTCTGGGTTATAAAGCGCCACGGCACCAAAcgcttccccccctccccaaatcagGCCAGTTTACATGCGTCACCGTGCAATACGTTAGCTCGATCACGAAGCGACTTTCATTCTTGATCCGGGATCTCATGCAACACTGCGAGAATGAGGTTGCAAAAAAACAGTTGGGATGGAATGATTTCTCTCAGGTCTTTGATGAATGGAAGTTTGAACTACAAGAAAAGATTAGTGCCGTCAACGAGGAGATAAGCCGTCAAGAGAAGATTGATCGGGATAAAGCAATcaagcagaggaggagacaACTGCTGGAGATTGAAGCTGCCAAGGCTACTGAACAGTGGAACAGAATGGCGGTGTCGACGCAGCGCTTGAGGCACCAACCTAGTCCGATGGCGGAAAAGCAGCGTTTGGCGGACAAGTATATCTCGCCTCCTCAGGATCCGATttctccgcctcggccgcGCCCCGATAGCAGCAGCCGACCGTACAGCAGCTACATCGAGACTGTCCACACAGTTCCCTCCACATTGCAACGACCGCGGGTGAATGCCTCCCAAACACGAACTCCAGTAATACGAGCACCATGGCCTCAATCACGGCGCCGTCTAGGGTTGGTTCAGTCTGATCAAGCTTCATCGGCGTCATCGATGATGCAGTCTTCTGCGGTAAAGCGCCCCACGAATCAGCCTCTGATAAGCCAACCTTGGCCTTTGCTGAGACAGGCTCCACCGCAGTCAAGTCCAGTCCGGCATCAGAAGAAGGATGTTATGGTCATTGATTCTTCGCCGGAGCCGGAAGTCTTTGCTGTCCCGGATCACATTGATACCCCTAGCAGGCAAGCGAAGCCGCGGGTCGAATtagaggttgaagaagttgAGGGGGCAGAG gaagaagaagaagaaaaagaagaagaagaagaagaagaagaagaagaagaagaagaagtgcgtgaagatgttgaagaagatgaggacgatgaagaagaggaagcatTTGGCAAAGTCTGGGATAATGGGGAGAGGGCGTTTCTTGTTGAACAACTTGAGGAAGCGGCGGTAGAGGGAATTACCAGGGAGAACTTGGAGGAGTGGGCTGAGTGCTTTGAGTGTTCTGTTCCAGAGGTTCGGCAGCAGATATCGAGCTTGCAAAGGGAAGGATTGTGGCGGGGGTCGCTGTGA